A DNA window from Pseudomonadota bacterium contains the following coding sequences:
- a CDS encoding O-antigen ligase family protein, with product MKMIFERWWNVAVPFFCGAMAPMTVAGPSYAIAFFVIVTCTFLLASVFLRQDITAILSESTRTLINPTAVAIALFFAFALVGVFVSDAPLRSISVWFRTIFYIAIAVIIWGYFSSKKFELQLAFYFLLITTLFASTIALISLYAWPGLIGFLTLQGVDIPLTTARLALKSHIVVMSCLVPIICWLAWIRGGTWRAFSLAYPAFVYIIGVGANKQAAIVTLFCGLAGMLFAFVLKKLSGKSATIIMCSCGLMAVILICFVFSNLPSFPQKFYTDFYFPKSMIDHHRQVIWAFTLHHIAENFWFGIGLNTSNFLPHANVIIPQFNQEYIPSHPHNFLLEVWLESGIFGLISVSAGVGTMLWSIYKRLRAGNPGSVALTGYFAAFWSANLYNFSFWSSWWLILFAVCMAMLFATEQNT from the coding sequence ATGAAAATGATCTTTGAGCGTTGGTGGAATGTTGCAGTTCCATTTTTTTGCGGGGCGATGGCGCCAATGACTGTCGCTGGGCCAAGCTATGCAATAGCTTTCTTTGTAATCGTAACGTGCACTTTCCTACTTGCGTCGGTTTTTTTGAGGCAAGATATAACTGCAATTCTATCAGAGAGCACCCGCACGCTCATTAATCCGACAGCAGTCGCAATAGCGCTATTCTTTGCGTTCGCACTGGTTGGAGTTTTTGTATCTGACGCACCGCTCCGATCCATAAGCGTATGGTTTAGAACGATTTTTTATATTGCTATAGCTGTTATCATATGGGGATATTTTTCCAGCAAAAAATTTGAATTACAACTGGCATTCTATTTCCTTCTAATAACGACGTTGTTTGCAAGTACCATTGCATTGATATCTTTGTATGCGTGGCCCGGCCTCATAGGGTTTCTTACCCTGCAAGGAGTCGACATTCCACTAACCACAGCGCGACTGGCGTTAAAGTCACATATCGTTGTCATGAGTTGCCTTGTTCCTATTATTTGTTGGCTGGCATGGATACGCGGAGGAACATGGCGCGCTTTTTCTTTGGCGTATCCTGCATTTGTTTACATCATCGGAGTTGGTGCTAATAAACAAGCAGCAATAGTAACATTATTTTGCGGCTTGGCCGGAATGCTATTTGCTTTCGTTTTAAAAAAATTAAGCGGTAAATCAGCCACAATTATCATGTGTTCGTGCGGCTTAATGGCTGTAATTTTGATATGCTTTGTTTTCTCAAATCTGCCGAGTTTCCCACAGAAATTTTACACAGATTTTTATTTTCCGAAGTCTATGATTGATCATCATAGGCAGGTGATCTGGGCATTCACTCTACATCATATCGCTGAAAATTTCTGGTTTGGCATCGGGCTCAATACATCAAATTTTCTACCACACGCCAATGTGATCATCCCGCAATTTAATCAGGAATATATACCATCTCATCCGCACAATTTTCTTCTCGAGGTTTGGCTAGAAAGCGGTATTTTTGGTCTCATTTCGGTATCAGCAGGCGTCGGAACAATGCTTTGGTCAATTTATAAACGACTACGAGCGGGTAATCCGGGCTCTGTCGCTTTGACCGGCTATTTTGCAGCGTTTTGGAGCGCTAACCTGTACAATTTTTCTTTTTGGTCCTCCTGGTGGCTAATTTTGTTCGCTGTTTGTATGGCCATGCTATTTGCAACTGAACAAAATACATAG